One region of Candidatus Methylomirabilota bacterium genomic DNA includes:
- the nikB gene encoding nickel ABC transporter permease, whose amino-acid sequence MKSYLLRRLWQSLLVLFGVSVVVFLILHLTGDPAALLLPPDATADDIAKFRTAMGFDDPVAVQYVRFLKGAVRGDFGESLRHGEPAMGLVVERLPATFQLAGAGLLIALCLAIPAGIVSAVRRNTAVDYVSTVVALLGQAMPTFWLGIMLILVFSVQLNWLPSSGRGGLEHLILPAITLGLFTTARITRLTRSGMLEVLGQDYIRTARAKGVGEPPVVWKHALKNASIPIVTIVGIELGTLLGGSVITETIFAWPGVGRLSVQAIFNRDYPVVQSAVFLLASTFVIVNFLVDVVYTYLDPRIRIR is encoded by the coding sequence GTGAAGTCGTACCTGCTGCGCCGCCTCTGGCAATCGCTGCTCGTGCTGTTCGGCGTCTCGGTGGTGGTGTTCCTCATCCTGCACCTCACCGGCGACCCCGCCGCCCTGCTGCTTCCCCCCGATGCCACCGCGGACGACATCGCGAAGTTCCGGACCGCGATGGGCTTCGATGATCCGGTGGCCGTCCAGTACGTGCGCTTCCTCAAGGGGGCGGTGCGCGGCGACTTCGGTGAATCGCTGCGGCACGGCGAGCCCGCCATGGGGCTGGTGGTCGAGCGTCTGCCCGCCACCTTCCAGCTGGCCGGGGCCGGCCTGCTGATCGCGCTCTGCCTGGCGATTCCCGCCGGCATCGTGTCGGCGGTACGCCGCAACACCGCGGTCGACTACGTCTCGACGGTGGTGGCCCTGCTCGGGCAGGCCATGCCGACCTTCTGGCTCGGCATCATGCTCATCCTGGTCTTCTCGGTGCAGCTGAACTGGCTGCCCTCCTCGGGTCGCGGGGGCCTCGAGCACCTGATCCTGCCCGCCATCACCCTCGGTCTCTTCACCACCGCGCGGATCACGCGGCTGACCCGCTCCGGCATGCTCGAGGTGCTCGGGCAGGACTACATCCGCACCGCGCGGGCCAAGGGCGTCGGCGAGCCGCCGGTGGTCTGGAAGCACGCGCTCAAGAACGCCTCGATTCCGATCGTCACCATCGTGGGCATCGAGCTGGGCACGCTGCTGGGTGGCTCGGTGATCACCGAGACCATCTTCGCGTGGCCGGGCGTGGGCCGTCTCTCGGTGCAGGCCATCTTCAACCGCGACTACCCGGTCGTGCAGTCCGCGGTGTTCCTCCTCGCCAGCACCTTCGTGATCGTGAACTTCCTGGTCGACGTGGTCTACACGTACCTCGACCCGCGGATCCGCATCCGCTGA
- the pth gene encoding aminoacyl-tRNA hydrolase, translated as MAQAIVGLGNPGPKYRNTRHNVGQRVVDALARRIHARFERDGAHAVAQGRWQGETLLLIKPGSFMNVTGPPLLRLARKLHLGPADLIVVFDDLDLPLGKVRVRLKGSAGGHNGVRSLIAAFGTDELRRVKIGIGRPGRPGEDRAQVSDHVLSPFYPEEHEAIAAACDDAADQALRLVERR; from the coding sequence GTGGCCCAGGCCATCGTCGGACTGGGCAACCCCGGACCGAAGTACCGCAACACTCGACACAACGTGGGCCAGCGCGTGGTGGACGCGCTGGCCCGCCGTATTCATGCGCGCTTCGAGCGCGACGGCGCCCACGCCGTCGCGCAGGGGCGCTGGCAGGGCGAGACGCTGCTGCTGATCAAGCCGGGCAGCTTCATGAACGTCACCGGACCTCCGCTGCTCCGCCTCGCTCGCAAGCTGCACCTGGGCCCCGCCGACCTCATCGTGGTCTTCGACGATCTCGACCTCCCGCTCGGCAAGGTACGCGTGCGCCTGAAGGGCAGCGCGGGCGGCCACAACGGCGTCCGCTCCCTGATCGCCGCCTTCGGCACCGACGAACTGCGTCGGGTGAAGATCGGCATCGGGCGACCCGGCCGTCCCGGCGAGGACCGCGCCCAGGTCTCCGACCACGTGCTGTCGCCCTTCTACCCGGAGGAGCACGAGGCGATCGCCGCCGCCTGTGACGACGCCGCCGATCAGGCGCTCCGGCTGGTGGAGCGGCGGTGA
- a CDS encoding 4-(cytidine 5'-diphospho)-2-C-methyl-D-erythritol kinase yields the protein MLRASAKVNLALEVLGKRADGYHEIATVLQAVDLFDRIAVETADSLSLHTDDPDLPTDEGNLVMRAARLLQKAAGIETGARIRLQKRIPVAAGLGGGSSDAAATLWGLSRLWKLRWPTARLQELAVELGMDVPFFLGAGRAVARGRGEQLAPLPGGGGYALVLVNPRVPLSTREVYGRVPTGWRAEPVGTDRVIEALRTRNVNRVAAALTNNLEGLVEPVLPVIGRMKAALLAAGALGAIMSGSGPTVFGMARSLDHARQIRSRVSRAGWACWAVRTNSGPAIRAT from the coding sequence GTGCTCCGCGCCTCGGCCAAAGTCAACTTGGCCCTCGAGGTGCTGGGAAAGCGGGCGGACGGCTATCACGAGATCGCAACGGTGCTGCAGGCGGTGGACCTCTTCGATCGGATCGCGGTGGAGACGGCCGACAGCCTGTCCCTTCACACGGACGACCCCGACCTGCCGACCGACGAAGGCAACCTCGTGATGCGTGCGGCCCGCCTGCTCCAGAAGGCCGCCGGCATCGAGACCGGTGCCCGGATCCGGCTGCAGAAGCGGATCCCGGTGGCGGCCGGGCTCGGCGGCGGATCGAGCGACGCGGCGGCCACACTCTGGGGGCTCAGCCGGCTCTGGAAGCTGCGCTGGCCGACGGCGCGCCTGCAGGAGCTGGCGGTCGAGCTCGGCATGGACGTGCCCTTCTTCCTGGGCGCCGGGCGAGCAGTGGCGCGAGGACGGGGCGAGCAGCTGGCCCCGCTGCCGGGCGGAGGCGGCTACGCGCTGGTGCTGGTGAATCCGCGGGTACCGCTGTCGACCCGCGAAGTCTACGGGCGGGTGCCGACGGGCTGGCGTGCGGAGCCGGTGGGCACCGACCGGGTGATCGAGGCGCTCCGCACCCGGAACGTCAACCGAGTGGCGGCGGCGCTGACGAACAACCTGGAGGGCCTGGTCGAGCCGGTGCTGCCGGTCATCGGCCGCATGAAGGCGGCGCTCTTGGCAGCGGGCGCGCTCGGAGCGATCATGTCGGGAAGCGGGCCGACGGTGTTCGGGATGGCGCGGTCTCTGGACCATGCGCGTCAGATCCGGAGCCGGGTGAGCCGAGCGGGCTGGGCCTGCTGGGCGGTGCGAACGAACTCGGGACCGGCGATCCGGGCGACGTGA
- a CDS encoding endonuclease MutS2, whose product MTASTTALRLSAGSGGLEWAEVLDLLARETRTAMGHERAHATTPVTDLAAIRRGLAETAQARAALAQQGAPPLDGIPDVRPTLEAARVPGSVAEGADLAALLPLIEAAARLRAYGRAIAPVAPDLAAAVAGVPQQQPLADLLGRSLDPDGQVRDEASPALRRLRQRIRDLRREIVKRLESYFNGPNADTTFQERYVTVRHGRYVLPIRAEAKGRLRGIVHDRSQSGATLFVEPEAMVEANNDLVQVAREEEAEVVRILAALTDAVREALPDLDALVAGIGGLDLIFARGALAERMEATEPAVGEDREIRLLGARNPLLLAQSWRVAGPAAGRGAADGEPSGLTAGRGAAEGEPSGFAVIPMDIEIGADRPLLVITGPNAGGKTVALKTLGLLALMAQSGCHVPARDGARLPVFSQLFAIVGDDQSVAENLSTFSAFVKQLREVLERVDDRSLVLLDELGAGTDPDDGAALAQAVLEALAGRGATVAASTHLEPLKGFASTYPKARNASVEFDAERLAPTFRLVYDRPGQSYALAIGARLGLPAALIERAHAQRSTQQRQLQELLARLDDRDRRDAERGAAIERREAESAGLLARAQAEMEAARTSARETMARARAEAQRLVAEVRRQVNDEWDRLKRADKSRPDLDRARKRLTETAKRVGEPAPAAAADAAAAPPAAGDRVEITHLGLKGHVVSLDGETATVQAGAITVKVPAQALRVLARGEGVMYSAPRMVTEQGTSRARSTVAVPGKSGVSVELHLIGRTTAEARDLLEKYLDDAFMAGLTSVRIIHGKGTGALRRAVEDLLSGHPLVAEHRPGAPSEGGAGATVATLSQG is encoded by the coding sequence ATGACCGCCTCGACCACCGCGCTTCGCCTCTCGGCCGGCAGCGGCGGCCTCGAGTGGGCCGAGGTGCTGGATCTGCTCGCGCGCGAGACCCGCACCGCGATGGGTCACGAGCGCGCGCACGCGACCACCCCGGTGACCGATCTGGCCGCGATCCGCCGCGGGCTCGCGGAGACCGCCCAGGCGCGGGCCGCGCTGGCGCAGCAGGGTGCGCCGCCGCTCGACGGCATTCCCGACGTGCGGCCCACGCTGGAGGCCGCGCGGGTACCGGGATCCGTGGCGGAGGGCGCCGACCTGGCCGCCCTGCTGCCGCTCATCGAGGCGGCGGCCCGCCTGCGCGCGTACGGCCGCGCCATCGCGCCGGTCGCGCCCGATCTGGCCGCCGCGGTCGCGGGCGTGCCGCAGCAGCAGCCGCTGGCCGATCTCCTGGGGCGCTCGCTCGACCCGGACGGCCAGGTGCGCGACGAGGCCTCGCCCGCCCTGCGCCGGCTGCGCCAGCGCATCCGCGATCTGCGGCGCGAGATCGTCAAGCGGCTCGAGAGCTATTTCAACGGTCCCAACGCAGACACCACGTTCCAGGAGCGCTACGTCACGGTCCGCCACGGCCGCTACGTCCTGCCGATCCGCGCCGAGGCCAAGGGCCGGCTCCGCGGCATCGTGCACGACCGTTCGCAGAGCGGCGCCACGCTCTTCGTCGAGCCGGAGGCGATGGTCGAGGCCAACAACGACCTCGTGCAGGTGGCCCGCGAAGAGGAAGCCGAGGTCGTCCGGATCCTGGCCGCCCTGACCGACGCGGTCCGCGAGGCCCTGCCCGACCTCGACGCCCTCGTGGCCGGCATCGGCGGGCTCGATCTGATCTTCGCCCGCGGCGCCCTCGCCGAGCGCATGGAGGCGACCGAGCCCGCGGTCGGCGAAGACCGCGAGATCCGGCTGCTCGGCGCGCGCAATCCACTCCTCCTTGCCCAGTCCTGGAGGGTTGCCGGGCCAGCGGCCGGGCGAGGGGCAGCCGACGGCGAGCCGAGCGGATTAACGGCCGGGCGAGGGGCAGCCGAAGGCGAGCCGAGCGGATTCGCAGTCATCCCGATGGACATCGAGATCGGGGCGGACCGGCCCCTGCTCGTCATCACCGGCCCCAACGCCGGCGGCAAGACGGTGGCGCTCAAGACCCTCGGCCTGCTCGCGCTGATGGCCCAGTCCGGCTGCCACGTGCCCGCGCGCGACGGGGCGCGGCTGCCGGTGTTCTCGCAGCTCTTCGCCATCGTGGGCGACGATCAGAGCGTGGCCGAGAACCTCTCCACGTTCTCCGCCTTTGTCAAGCAGCTGCGCGAGGTGCTCGAGCGCGTGGACGACCGCTCGCTGGTGCTCCTCGACGAATTGGGCGCGGGCACCGATCCCGATGACGGCGCCGCGCTGGCCCAGGCGGTGCTGGAGGCGCTGGCCGGGCGCGGGGCGACGGTCGCGGCGTCCACGCATCTCGAGCCGCTCAAGGGTTTCGCGTCCACGTACCCGAAGGCGCGCAACGCCTCGGTGGAGTTCGATGCGGAGCGGCTCGCCCCCACCTTCCGTCTCGTGTACGACCGGCCCGGCCAGAGCTACGCGCTCGCCATCGGCGCGCGCCTGGGCCTGCCCGCGGCGCTCATCGAGCGGGCTCACGCCCAGCGATCGACCCAGCAGCGCCAGCTCCAGGAATTGCTCGCCCGCCTCGACGATCGGGACCGCCGCGACGCCGAGCGCGGCGCGGCCATCGAGCGGCGCGAGGCGGAGAGCGCCGGGCTGCTTGCCCGGGCGCAGGCCGAGATGGAGGCGGCGCGGACGAGCGCGCGCGAGACGATGGCCCGCGCGCGGGCCGAGGCCCAGCGCCTGGTCGCCGAGGTGCGGCGTCAAGTCAACGACGAGTGGGACCGGCTCAAGCGCGCCGACAAGAGCCGGCCCGATCTCGATCGCGCGCGCAAGCGGCTGACGGAGACCGCGAAGCGCGTGGGCGAGCCGGCGCCGGCCGCGGCCGCCGATGCCGCCGCGGCGCCGCCCGCGGCGGGCGATCGGGTCGAGATCACCCATCTCGGGCTCAAGGGCCACGTGGTGAGCCTCGACGGCGAGACCGCCACCGTGCAGGCGGGCGCGATCACGGTCAAGGTGCCGGCCCAGGCGCTGCGCGTGCTGGCGCGGGGCGAGGGAGTCATGTACTCTGCCCCCCGGATGGTGACGGAACAGGGGACCTCGCGAGCCCGGAGCACGGTGGCCGTCCCGGGCAAGAGCGGCGTATCGGTGGAGCTGCACCTCATCGGACGCACCACCGCGGAGGCCCGCGACCTGCTGGAGAAGTATCTCGACGACGCCTTCATGGCCGGCCTCACCTCGGTGCGCATCATCCACGGCAAGGGCACCGGCGCCCTCCGCCGCGCGGTCGAGGACCTGCTGAGCGGTCATCCCCTCGTGGCCGAGCACCGCCCCGGCGCGCCGTCCGAAGGCGGCGCCGGCGCCACCGTGGCGACGTTGTCTCAGGGATGA
- the rlmD gene encoding 23S rRNA (uracil(1939)-C(5))-methyltransferase RlmD yields the protein MARPKRGEILSLTIDDLAFGGEGVGRADGYVVFVPGGLPGDRLRVRLVQVRSRFGRGVIESIEEASRQRVAAPCPYFGRCGGCRLQHVAYDAQLTFKAKQVADALQRLGGLRDVPLRPIIGADETLGYRNKMEFTVARGRTEPLVVGLHEADRYDSVLDIDRCLLQSDRMNALLTEARAFFAERGLTVYEQETGEGLLRFLMLREGKQTGELMTNVVTSAPAVSELAPLAERLAARAPGTTSVVMNVNPKKASVAVGVEEHLLGGRDHIREGMGGLTFQVSANSFFQTNTRQAERLFDLVIESTGLTGSETVFDLYSGTGAISLLLARRARWVYGIELVQAAVDDAGLNAAANGITNCTFLCGEVRFVLPSLIGKGVTAEVVVADPPRAGFHPKALHALITLGARRVVYVSCNPTTLARDLGELVRGGYRLEWVQPVDMFPHTPHIEAVARLERVTP from the coding sequence ATGGCCCGGCCCAAGCGAGGGGAGATTCTGTCCCTCACGATCGACGACCTCGCCTTCGGGGGGGAAGGGGTCGGGCGGGCCGACGGGTACGTGGTCTTCGTGCCGGGCGGTCTTCCCGGCGATCGCCTGCGGGTTCGTCTGGTGCAGGTCCGCTCGCGATTCGGCCGCGGTGTCATCGAATCGATCGAGGAGGCGTCCCGGCAGCGCGTGGCCGCGCCCTGCCCGTACTTCGGGCGCTGCGGCGGCTGTCGTCTCCAGCACGTGGCCTACGACGCGCAGCTCACCTTCAAGGCCAAGCAGGTCGCCGACGCGCTCCAGCGGCTGGGCGGGCTCCGCGACGTGCCGCTGCGGCCCATCATCGGCGCGGATGAGACGCTCGGCTATCGCAACAAGATGGAGTTCACGGTCGCGCGTGGGCGCACCGAGCCGCTGGTGGTGGGTCTCCACGAGGCGGACCGCTACGATTCGGTGCTCGACATCGACCGGTGCCTGCTGCAGTCGGACCGGATGAACGCGCTGCTCACCGAGGCCCGCGCCTTCTTCGCCGAGCGGGGGCTCACCGTGTACGAGCAGGAGACCGGCGAGGGGCTGCTCCGCTTCCTGATGCTGCGCGAGGGCAAGCAGACCGGCGAGCTGATGACCAACGTGGTCACCTCGGCGCCCGCAGTGTCGGAGCTGGCGCCGCTGGCCGAGCGCCTCGCCGCGCGGGCGCCCGGCACCACCAGCGTGGTGATGAACGTCAATCCCAAGAAGGCGAGCGTGGCGGTCGGGGTGGAGGAGCACCTGCTCGGCGGTCGCGATCACATCCGCGAGGGCATGGGCGGGCTGACCTTCCAGGTCTCGGCCAACTCGTTCTTCCAGACCAACACCCGGCAGGCCGAGCGCCTCTTCGACCTCGTGATCGAGTCGACCGGCCTCACCGGGAGCGAGACCGTCTTCGATCTCTACTCGGGCACCGGCGCGATCAGCCTGCTGCTGGCCCGCCGCGCGCGCTGGGTCTACGGGATCGAGCTGGTGCAGGCCGCGGTGGACGACGCGGGCCTCAACGCGGCGGCCAACGGCATCACCAACTGCACGTTCCTGTGCGGCGAGGTCCGCTTCGTGCTGCCGTCGCTGATCGGCAAGGGCGTGACCGCCGAAGTGGTGGTGGCCGATCCCCCCCGCGCCGGCTTCCATCCCAAGGCGCTGCACGCCCTGATCACCCTCGGGGCTCGCCGCGTCGTCTACGTCTCGTGCAACCCGACCACGCTGGCCCGCGACCTCGGCGAGCTGGTCCGGGGCGGCTACCGCCTCGAGTGGGTCCAGCCGGTGGACATGTTCCCGCACACCCCGCACATCGAGGCGGTGGCCCGGCTGGAGCGCGTCACTCCGTGA
- a CDS encoding 50S ribosomal protein L25, producing MELRELTIKKRDGVGKGPAKRLRRNGLVPAILYGGASPVSIAVPPKDILRLIHGHEGSTQLFRVTFEGSTDGTMAIIRDMQFDPVSENLIHVDLQEVAMDRAIQVSVAIHHVGESVGVKESQGILEMVLREVRVSCLPGNIPEYLEADVTGLNIHDVLTVKDLKVPEGVRVLNDPNQAVVTVAPPAAEEVAAPTAAVTTEATAAEPEVLTERKPKEEVAAEGDKGGGEKKK from the coding sequence ATGGAATTGCGTGAGCTGACCATCAAGAAGCGGGACGGCGTCGGCAAGGGCCCGGCCAAGCGCCTGCGGCGAAACGGCCTGGTGCCGGCGATCCTCTACGGCGGGGCGAGCCCGGTGAGCATCGCGGTGCCGCCGAAGGACATCCTCCGTCTCATCCACGGCCACGAGGGCAGCACCCAGTTGTTCCGGGTGACCTTCGAGGGATCCACCGACGGCACGATGGCCATCATCCGGGACATGCAGTTCGATCCGGTCTCGGAAAACCTCATCCACGTGGACCTGCAGGAAGTCGCGATGGATCGTGCCATCCAGGTCTCGGTGGCGATCCACCACGTGGGTGAGTCGGTGGGTGTGAAGGAGTCGCAGGGCATCCTGGAGATGGTGCTCCGCGAGGTGCGGGTCTCCTGCCTGCCCGGCAACATCCCCGAGTACCTGGAGGCCGACGTCACCGGCCTCAACATCCACGACGTGCTCACCGTCAAGGATCTCAAGGTCCCCGAGGGTGTGCGCGTGCTCAACGATCCGAACCAGGCGGTGGTGACGGTGGCCCCGCCGGCGGCGGAAGAGGTGGCGGCGCCCACCGCGGCGGTGACGACGGAAGCGACGGCGGCCGAGCCCGAGGTGCTCACCGAGCGCAAGCCCAAGGAGGAAGTGGCGGCCGAGGGCGACAAGGGCGGAGGCGAAAAGAAGAAGTAA
- a CDS encoding DciA family protein encodes MVNTMRSASGSARFSRPVRIGDVLTAAVPALEERLLAERMRRGWRAAVGAEIARRTRPAELKAGTLTITVDNSPWLQELSMRSAEVLDTVRARFGPTVTALRLTLGGPAPAAERPTAPRPGPSAAAPSLDADEAAVVERAVEPVHDRDLATTVRRIVAKDLLARRGRGLAVLAMGGATLAASLAGCATAGTTQSDPGSTPVVATSTPRRPISVQGEAYDHFAIAQMEARAGRLPQAIAQLREAIKSDPNTALLWIQLSQWLTRTNDSPAAFAAAQKAIALEPNNAAAHMTLADLYKRAKKMPEAEAELEQAVALDPQTPDGYLALAQLHFEQKSYDKARAVLKRLVAARPNLSQGYYLLGRIGIENEQWDEAIVNLKRAIELDPDHDGAWSALGFVYESQNKLEDAVSVYKEALKANPDNAAFVERLGDLLVKLGRYGEAQSEIESLTESLPRDPRVWLKLGAIHYEQKQYDRAVSAFRQAVALEPGNMRTRYYLATALMDAGKEDEARSELEKILKADPRSVDARVQLGFLYGRAKRYDEAVATLQEAVNLEPKRADLFLYLGTALQRASQYDRAAATLKEGLSVDNKNKDLHFQLGVVQEKQQHFDDAIRSFRQVIAIDPKHAESYNYIGYMYAEKGTNLPEAIQMIQQALALEPQNGYFIDSLGWAYYQQGRYPEALRELKRAVSLAKEDPVLYEHLGDAYLKNNLTNEALEAWEKSLKVDPDGPTASQVRDKIRQTREGMSRVKGAPPKAEQK; translated from the coding sequence ATGGTGAACACGATGCGGAGCGCTTCCGGCTCGGCCCGCTTTTCCCGTCCCGTTCGCATCGGCGACGTCCTGACCGCCGCCGTCCCCGCGCTCGAAGAGCGTCTCCTCGCCGAGCGGATGAGGCGGGGCTGGCGCGCGGCGGTGGGCGCCGAGATCGCTCGCCGCACCCGACCCGCGGAGCTGAAAGCGGGCACGCTGACGATCACGGTCGACAATTCACCCTGGCTCCAGGAGCTCTCCATGCGATCGGCGGAAGTCCTCGACACGGTCCGCGCCCGCTTCGGCCCGACCGTCACCGCGCTGCGGCTGACCCTCGGCGGACCCGCACCGGCCGCCGAGCGCCCGACCGCGCCCCGACCCGGCCCGTCGGCGGCCGCGCCGAGCCTCGACGCCGACGAGGCCGCGGTCGTCGAGCGCGCGGTCGAGCCGGTGCACGACCGCGATCTCGCCACCACGGTTCGCCGCATCGTGGCCAAGGACCTGCTCGCGCGGCGTGGCCGGGGGCTCGCCGTACTCGCGATGGGCGGCGCGACCCTGGCCGCCTCGCTCGCCGGCTGCGCCACCGCCGGCACCACGCAGTCGGATCCCGGGTCGACCCCGGTCGTCGCCACCTCGACGCCGCGTCGGCCGATATCGGTCCAGGGCGAGGCCTATGATCACTTCGCGATCGCCCAGATGGAGGCTCGGGCCGGCCGCCTGCCTCAGGCGATCGCCCAGCTGCGGGAGGCGATCAAGTCCGATCCCAATACCGCCCTGCTCTGGATCCAGCTCTCGCAGTGGCTCACCCGCACCAACGACAGCCCCGCGGCGTTCGCGGCGGCCCAGAAGGCCATCGCGCTCGAGCCGAACAACGCGGCCGCGCACATGACCCTGGCCGACCTCTACAAGCGCGCGAAGAAGATGCCCGAGGCGGAAGCCGAGCTGGAGCAGGCGGTCGCGCTCGATCCGCAGACGCCGGACGGCTATCTCGCCCTCGCCCAGCTCCACTTCGAGCAGAAGAGCTACGACAAGGCCCGCGCGGTGCTCAAGCGCCTGGTGGCCGCGCGTCCGAATCTCTCTCAGGGCTACTACCTGCTCGGCCGGATCGGCATCGAGAACGAGCAGTGGGACGAGGCGATCGTCAACCTCAAGCGGGCCATCGAGCTCGATCCGGATCACGACGGGGCGTGGTCGGCACTCGGCTTCGTCTACGAGTCGCAGAACAAGCTCGAGGACGCGGTCTCGGTCTACAAGGAGGCGCTGAAGGCCAACCCGGACAACGCGGCCTTCGTGGAGCGCCTCGGCGACCTGCTCGTCAAGCTCGGCCGCTACGGCGAGGCCCAGAGCGAGATCGAGAGCCTGACCGAGTCGCTGCCGCGAGACCCGCGGGTGTGGCTCAAGCTGGGCGCGATCCACTACGAGCAGAAGCAGTACGACCGGGCAGTCTCCGCCTTCCGGCAGGCCGTCGCGCTCGAGCCCGGCAACATGCGCACGCGCTACTATCTGGCCACCGCGCTGATGGACGCGGGCAAGGAGGACGAGGCGCGGAGCGAGCTGGAGAAGATCCTCAAGGCCGACCCGCGCTCGGTGGACGCGCGCGTACAGCTGGGCTTCCTCTACGGGCGCGCCAAGCGCTACGACGAGGCGGTGGCCACCCTGCAGGAGGCGGTGAACCTCGAGCCCAAGCGCGCCGACCTGTTCCTGTATCTCGGCACCGCGCTGCAGCGGGCCAGCCAGTACGACCGCGCCGCCGCCACGCTGAAGGAAGGGCTGTCGGTCGACAACAAGAACAAGGATCTGCACTTCCAGCTGGGCGTGGTGCAGGAGAAGCAGCAGCACTTCGACGACGCGATCCGCTCGTTCCGGCAGGTCATCGCGATCGATCCCAAGCACGCCGAGTCGTACAACTACATCGGCTACATGTACGCCGAGAAGGGCACGAACCTCCCCGAAGCCATCCAGATGATCCAGCAGGCGCTGGCGCTGGAGCCCCAGAACGGCTACTTCATCGACAGCCTCGGCTGGGCCTACTACCAGCAGGGCCGGTATCCGGAGGCCCTGCGCGAGCTCAAGCGCGCGGTGAGCCTGGCCAAGGAAGATCCCGTGCTCTACGAGCACCTGGGCGACGCCTATCTCAAGAACAACCTCACCAACGAGGCGCTCGAGGCGTGGGAGAAGTCGCTCAAGGTGGACCCGGACGGTCCCACCGCCAGCCAGGTGCGGGACAAGATCAGGCAGACGCGGGAAGGCATGAGCCGGGTCAAGGGTGCCCCGCCCAAGGCCGAGCAGAAGTAG
- a CDS encoding ribose-phosphate pyrophosphokinase has translation MAYELKLFSGNANRPLAEEIAKTLQLPLGDADVSRFSDGEVYVQINENVRGEDVFVVQPTCPPVNDHLMELLVMIDAFKRASARRITAVLPYYGYGRQDRKVQPRVPITAKLVADLITAAGAHRVLAIDLHAGQIQGFFNIPVDHLLAAPPVILDYLAKKDLKDPVLVSPDAGGVERARANAKRFKAGLAIIDKRRDGNNVAVFMHLIGDVRGKDVVIIDDMIDTGGTLIQAVDALQREGARRILACAVHGVLSGPAITRIKESTLEEVVITNTIPLTPERQLPNMRVLSVAPLLAEAIRRIHDEESVSTLFV, from the coding sequence ATGGCTTACGAGCTGAAGCTGTTCTCGGGCAACGCGAACCGGCCGCTGGCGGAGGAGATCGCCAAGACGCTCCAGCTCCCGCTGGGTGACGCGGACGTCTCGCGGTTCTCCGACGGCGAGGTCTACGTGCAGATCAACGAGAACGTCCGCGGCGAGGACGTCTTCGTGGTCCAGCCCACCTGCCCGCCGGTGAACGATCATCTGATGGAGCTGCTCGTGATGATCGACGCGTTCAAGCGCGCCTCGGCCCGGCGCATCACCGCGGTGCTGCCCTACTACGGCTACGGCCGGCAGGACCGCAAGGTGCAGCCGCGGGTGCCGATCACCGCCAAGCTGGTGGCCGATCTCATCACCGCGGCGGGCGCCCACCGCGTGCTCGCGATCGACCTGCACGCCGGACAGATCCAGGGCTTCTTCAACATTCCCGTGGACCATCTCCTCGCCGCGCCGCCGGTCATCCTGGACTACCTGGCCAAGAAGGACCTCAAGGATCCGGTGCTGGTGTCCCCCGACGCGGGCGGCGTGGAGCGGGCGCGAGCCAACGCCAAGCGGTTCAAGGCCGGCCTCGCCATCATCGACAAGCGACGCGACGGCAACAACGTCGCGGTGTTCATGCACCTGATCGGCGACGTCCGAGGCAAGGACGTAGTGATCATCGACGACATGATCGACACCGGCGGCACCCTGATCCAGGCGGTGGATGCGCTGCAGCGCGAGGGCGCGCGGCGCATCCTGGCCTGCGCGGTCCACGGGGTGCTGTCGGGGCCCGCGATCACCCGCATCAAGGAATCGACCCTGGAAGAGGTCGTCATCACGAACACGATCCCGCTCACTCCCGAGCGGCAGCTGCCGAACATGCGGGTGCTGTCGGTGGCCCCCCTGCTGGCGGAGGCGATCCGGCGCATTCACGACGAGGAATCGGTCTCGACGCTCTTCGTGTGA